In a genomic window of Mucilaginibacter sp. KACC 22063:
- a CDS encoding glycosyltransferase family 4 protein → MHLLLSHPTGNANVRAVADGLLASGMLAKYYTAIAVFPGTPLHKLSGIGPLSDIRRRELKMGLKSYTKTNPWFEGARLIAPKAGLKKLVKHETGKFSVDGVYRNHDRWVAAQLTKTANKTVNAVYAYEDGAMYSFTAAKKQGILSLYDLPIGYWKAARKLMQLEMEKWPAWASTLTGFKDSADKLARKDMELKLADHIFVASSFTAQTLEEYPEPLAPISVIPYGFPDVATEKRNYSVSNDQPLKVLFVGGLSQRKGIAYLFDAVEKIGASVQLTVVGRKPVDDCTALNEALAKHKWIPSLPHQQILELMRTQNVLIFPSLFEGFGLVITEAMSQGTPVITTERTAGPDLITHGKDGWIIEAGSSVAIQHMIEHLLANRHQIESVGRAALETAKRRPWSVYGKELSDAINNKLKLV, encoded by the coding sequence ATGCATCTGTTGTTATCTCATCCTACAGGAAACGCTAATGTGCGGGCAGTTGCCGATGGCTTGTTAGCATCAGGCATGCTGGCAAAGTACTATACGGCAATAGCTGTTTTTCCGGGCACGCCTTTACACAAATTAAGTGGTATTGGCCCATTATCAGATATCCGCAGGCGTGAATTGAAAATGGGATTGAAAAGCTATACCAAAACAAATCCGTGGTTTGAAGGGGCGAGGTTAATAGCGCCTAAGGCAGGTCTTAAAAAGCTGGTAAAACATGAAACAGGAAAGTTTTCAGTAGATGGGGTTTACCGTAATCATGACAGATGGGTTGCTGCTCAACTAACTAAAACAGCGAATAAAACAGTAAATGCCGTATACGCTTATGAGGATGGAGCGATGTATTCTTTTACGGCAGCAAAAAAACAAGGCATACTTAGTTTGTATGATTTGCCGATAGGTTATTGGAAAGCTGCAAGAAAGCTGATGCAGTTGGAAATGGAAAAGTGGCCGGCTTGGGCATCAACGTTAACCGGTTTTAAAGACTCGGCAGACAAGCTGGCTCGTAAAGATATGGAGCTGAAACTTGCTGATCATATCTTTGTGGCAAGCAGCTTTACCGCCCAAACGCTTGAAGAATATCCTGAGCCATTAGCCCCAATTTCAGTGATTCCATATGGCTTTCCGGATGTGGCGACAGAAAAAAGGAATTACAGTGTAAGCAATGACCAGCCGCTTAAAGTACTTTTTGTAGGCGGATTATCTCAAAGAAAAGGAATTGCGTATCTTTTTGATGCAGTTGAAAAGATAGGCGCCAGCGTTCAGTTAACAGTTGTTGGCAGAAAACCTGTTGATGATTGCACTGCACTGAATGAAGCCTTAGCCAAGCATAAATGGATACCCAGTTTGCCGCATCAGCAGATTTTAGAGTTAATGCGAACTCAGAATGTACTGATTTTCCCTTCCCTTTTTGAGGGATTCGGTTTGGTGATTACCGAGGCCATGTCGCAGGGAACGCCTGTTATTACAACAGAACGAACAGCCGGGCCTGATTTAATTACACATGGAAAGGATGGCTGGATTATAGAAGCTGGCTCAAGTGTGGCTATACAACACATGATCGAGCACCTCTTAGCTAACCGCCATCAAATTGAAAGCGTTGGCAGGGCTGCACTTGAAACTGCAAAGCGCCGCCCGTGGAGCGTATATGGAAAAGAGCTCAGCGATGCTATTAATAATAAACTAAAGCTTGTTTGA
- a CDS encoding acyltransferase, with product MASFSYLIKNRAKFSLSSKRFYTAWAKRLLLLPEIIKRNYRRWRMIRKGALIHQTAEIGVFNIGGDLKNLTIGSNSFIGRVNIALHDKVKIGNNVCINDGVHILTASHNIQDPCWPHIKSPVIIDDYAWVATNAVVLPGVHIGVGAVIGAGAVVSRNVAPYEIMVGNPAKPTSRKRTQNLQYNPCSFLAGNLAWIKG from the coding sequence ATGGCAAGTTTCTCATATCTTATAAAAAATAGAGCCAAATTCAGTTTAAGTTCAAAGCGATTTTATACAGCATGGGCAAAACGGCTTTTATTATTACCAGAAATAATAAAACGAAACTATAGACGGTGGAGAATGATTCGCAAGGGGGCTTTGATTCATCAAACTGCAGAAATAGGAGTGTTCAATATAGGAGGGGATTTAAAAAATCTTACTATTGGTAGTAATTCTTTCATTGGGCGTGTTAATATAGCCTTACATGATAAAGTCAAAATTGGTAATAATGTGTGCATTAATGATGGTGTACATATTTTGACGGCTTCACATAATATACAGGATCCATGTTGGCCACATATTAAATCACCAGTTATAATTGATGATTATGCATGGGTGGCAACAAATGCAGTTGTTTTACCTGGTGTACATATTGGTGTTGGTGCTGTAATAGGTGCAGGAGCTGTAGTTAGTAGAAATGTAGCTCCTTATGAAATTATGGTCGGAAATCCCGCTAAGCCCACATCCCGAAAGCGCACCCAGAATTTACAATATAATCCATGCAGCTTTTTAGCTGGAAATTTAGCCTGGATAAAAGGATAA
- a CDS encoding acyltransferase, giving the protein MAKFIQRVFFLIRWHYLKQLSGFFRKTWYFLQGMRVGSNTTLSSIKVTWPHQVSIGNSCNLEYNIHLKFDGIWKNGPSIIIKDNVFIGTGCEFNIRKQIIVGNDSLIASGCKFIDHDHGVAINELMRKQHGPEQEIIIGNNVWLGCNVVVLKGVHIEDGAVVAAGAVVTKSIPPNEIWGGVPAKRIGSRN; this is encoded by the coding sequence ATGGCTAAATTTATACAAAGAGTATTCTTTTTGATCAGATGGCATTACCTGAAGCAGCTATCAGGTTTTTTTAGAAAAACCTGGTATTTCTTACAAGGTATGAGAGTTGGAAGCAATACGACATTGTCTTCAATAAAAGTGACGTGGCCGCACCAGGTAAGTATTGGCAATAGCTGTAATTTAGAATATAACATACATTTAAAATTTGATGGAATCTGGAAAAACGGGCCCAGCATTATTATTAAGGATAATGTATTTATAGGTACAGGGTGTGAGTTTAATATACGTAAGCAGATTATTGTGGGTAATGACAGTTTAATAGCGTCTGGATGCAAGTTCATAGATCATGATCATGGGGTGGCGATAAATGAATTAATGCGTAAGCAGCATGGGCCCGAGCAGGAAATTATCATAGGCAATAATGTATGGTTAGGCTGTAATGTAGTGGTGTTAAAAGGCGTTCACATCGAGGACGGCGCCGTTGTAGCAGCGGGAGCAGTGGTAACTAAATCCATACCGCCAAACGAAATATGGGGAGGCGTGCCGGCTAAAAGAATAGGAAGCAGAAACTAA
- a CDS encoding glycosyltransferase family 2 protein: MNVSIVIPTFNRNDLLSKCLDSLALGTQKVDSVCEVIVTDDSPDELAKPLLQEKYPWARWVAGPRRGPAANRNNGVKEASGQWIIFLDDDCLPQKDWLKTYIEAIQTYGDTENVLEGYTDADRPKQRFDEEAPINKDGNKLWSCNFAIKKSLFIVLGGFDETFPYAAMEDIDFQQRVLAKTSVKFLSDAKVIHPWRRIKPFRNLKKHFKSHQHFAKKYGLTSNPSFRITRTKIFIGSIFGDFKKLVKFSMKGWPVYIEKCILNLYLIFV; encoded by the coding sequence ATGAACGTTAGTATTGTGATACCAACTTTTAACCGTAATGATTTGCTTTCAAAATGCTTGGATTCCCTCGCATTGGGTACACAAAAAGTAGATTCAGTCTGTGAAGTCATTGTTACGGATGACAGCCCGGACGAGTTAGCCAAACCCTTATTACAGGAAAAATATCCATGGGCACGTTGGGTAGCCGGACCACGGAGGGGGCCTGCTGCAAACAGAAATAATGGGGTGAAAGAAGCATCGGGGCAATGGATTATATTTTTGGATGATGACTGCCTGCCGCAGAAAGATTGGCTAAAAACGTACATCGAAGCTATACAAACATACGGTGATACAGAAAATGTGTTAGAGGGTTATACAGATGCAGACAGGCCAAAACAGCGTTTTGACGAAGAAGCACCAATTAATAAAGACGGTAATAAACTTTGGTCTTGCAATTTTGCAATTAAAAAGAGTTTGTTTATAGTGTTGGGCGGATTTGATGAAACGTTTCCGTACGCCGCTATGGAAGATATTGATTTTCAGCAAAGGGTACTTGCTAAAACTAGCGTGAAGTTTTTAAGTGATGCCAAAGTTATCCATCCATGGCGTAGGATTAAACCATTTCGTAATTTAAAAAAGCATTTTAAATCACATCAGCATTTTGCAAAAAAATACGGATTAACCAGTAATCCATCATTTAGAATTACCCGAACGAAAATATTTATCGGAAGTATTTTCGGGGATTTTAAAAAGCTTGTAAAGTTTTCAATGAAAGGATGGCCGGTATACATCGAAAAATGTATTCTTAATCTATATCTGATCTTTGTTTAA
- a CDS encoding acyltransferase, which translates to MKKLLIRIFLKIEKIVNQERMTMLYNKMKHCGSNVRIDHNCHILVPQQLEIGNNTSISSYTTIYATFGVKVGDNCLISSNCGISSYNHIQNSANRPANIAQDHLYSKAVVIGNNVWIGMNACILPGVSIGDNSIIGSGSVVTKNVPANEIWVGNPARFVKKIEIV; encoded by the coding sequence ATGAAAAAGCTTTTGATCCGAATCTTTTTAAAGATTGAAAAAATTGTTAATCAAGAGCGTATGACAATGTTATACAACAAAATGAAGCATTGCGGCAGTAATGTACGTATAGATCATAATTGTCATATTTTAGTACCTCAGCAATTGGAGATTGGCAATAATACATCCATATCTTCATATACAACAATTTACGCAACATTTGGTGTTAAAGTAGGCGACAACTGCCTTATTTCCAGCAATTGCGGTATATCTTCATATAATCATATTCAAAATTCGGCTAACAGGCCTGCAAATATTGCGCAGGATCACTTGTATTCAAAAGCTGTAGTGATTGGTAATAACGTATGGATAGGCATGAATGCCTGTATTTTACCAGGTGTTAGCATAGGTGATAATTCTATCATTGGATCTGGAAGTGTAGTTACTAAAAATGTACCCGCCAATGAAATTTGGGTAGGTAACCCGGCCAGGTTTGTAAAAAAGATTGAAATAGTTTAA
- a CDS encoding polysaccharide biosynthesis protein has product MDTVTTELNSGTVDSKLKHWIKLITVTGSAQILVQALGLISGILIIRLLPTKEYAFYTLANTMLGTMTILADGGIGAGVMAQGGKVWQDKEKLGSVLVTGYSLRKKFAIGSLIIAVPTLLYLLLHNGSTWLKAIIIVGTLIPAFIAALSDSLLEISLKLRQEINPLQKNQIWVAFVRMLFVFPLYFSPFAAIAVIANGIPRILGNIKLRKLISTNVNLNQKADPTVQKNILKGVARILPGAIYYCVSGQITIWLISIFGNSKAIAQVGALSRLTMILTLVTTIFNTLAIPRFSRLSNYKRALFSNFFKIIAALAGFSIIVVGVVWLFPKFFLMILGNGYMNISSELVLSVIGSCLSLSAGIIYSMSTCRGWLISPFIYIPVNVLCIIITVLVFKVDTLQGALMINIVTSSVQVLMNIFYCLIKISKN; this is encoded by the coding sequence ATGGATACAGTAACCACAGAATTAAATTCGGGAACAGTAGATTCAAAATTAAAGCATTGGATTAAGCTCATCACTGTTACCGGTAGTGCCCAAATACTGGTTCAGGCATTGGGTTTAATCAGTGGTATTTTAATTATCAGGCTTTTACCAACCAAAGAATATGCTTTTTATACCCTTGCAAATACTATGCTTGGCACCATGACCATTTTGGCAGATGGCGGTATTGGGGCAGGGGTTATGGCACAGGGCGGCAAGGTGTGGCAGGATAAAGAAAAGCTGGGCAGCGTATTGGTTACAGGTTACAGCCTTAGGAAAAAGTTTGCAATAGGAAGCCTGATCATTGCTGTGCCAACGTTATTATACCTGTTGTTACATAATGGGTCTACCTGGCTAAAGGCGATCATAATAGTTGGCACGCTTATTCCTGCATTTATTGCTGCATTATCTGATTCACTGCTTGAAATAAGCCTTAAATTAAGACAGGAGATAAATCCCTTACAGAAAAACCAGATTTGGGTTGCTTTTGTCAGGATGCTATTTGTTTTTCCTCTTTATTTTTCGCCATTTGCAGCAATAGCAGTAATTGCAAACGGTATCCCCAGGATATTAGGAAATATAAAACTCCGTAAGCTGATTTCCACTAATGTTAACTTAAACCAGAAAGCAGATCCTACTGTACAAAAAAATATATTAAAAGGAGTTGCCCGGATCCTTCCAGGTGCAATATACTATTGCGTGTCAGGACAAATCACCATATGGTTAATTTCTATATTCGGCAATTCCAAGGCAATAGCACAGGTAGGTGCATTAAGTAGGTTAACTATGATTTTAACATTGGTTACTACTATTTTTAATACACTTGCTATACCCCGTTTTTCAAGGCTATCGAATTATAAACGGGCTTTATTTAGCAACTTTTTCAAAATCATAGCTGCTTTAGCAGGCTTTTCCATCATTGTAGTAGGAGTTGTGTGGCTGTTCCCAAAGTTCTTCCTTATGATATTAGGAAATGGATATATGAATATCTCATCAGAACTTGTATTGTCTGTAATAGGAAGCTGCTTAAGCTTATCTGCCGGGATCATTTATTCCATGTCTACCTGCAGAGGCTGGCTGATAAGCCCTTTTATATATATACCCGTAAACGTGTTATGTATAATAATTACGGTATTAGTTTTTAAAGTTGACACATTGCAGGGTGCGCTGATGATCAATATCGTAACATCATCCGTGCAGGTGCTTATGAACATTTTTTACTGCCTCATAAAAATTTCTAAAAATTAA